From the genome of Phytohabitans rumicis, one region includes:
- a CDS encoding sensor histidine kinase has protein sequence MNLLRWWRSRGQAARFDFYVRASFYVNFLVFPMLAAGAVDADLDGAAPWVAGALTTVHTGACILLVRAGLAHHLGRSSRPTVLIAVAGAMTVAGAVATVLAFPGPDSPGNALLTVIVVAYVAALTIAAPPRVALGAGAVGCAALYGFAAAHGASNPFARVLGMAAAVLFVVGIGRASMWTLAVVWELDRARHLQASLAVAEERLRFSRDLHDVVGRTLSAVALKAELAAQLARRGRAEAIDEMLEVRRIAEESMTELRAVVGGYRTAELDVELAGARSLLDSAGIGCRVVGDGAGLPAAVQSGFGWVVREGATNMLRHSEATTCTITLRPGDDGTVTLTMVNDGVTGRTAGGGTGIVGLTERIAALGGTVTAAPEPPGRFRLTARLPIGTPA, from the coding sequence GTGAATCTGCTGCGATGGTGGCGCTCACGCGGCCAGGCGGCCCGCTTCGACTTCTACGTCCGCGCGTCGTTCTACGTCAACTTCCTGGTCTTCCCGATGCTGGCCGCGGGCGCGGTCGACGCGGATCTCGACGGTGCGGCGCCCTGGGTGGCCGGGGCGCTCACCACCGTCCACACCGGAGCGTGCATTCTGCTGGTACGGGCCGGGCTGGCGCACCACCTCGGGCGGAGCTCCCGGCCCACGGTCCTGATCGCGGTGGCCGGCGCGATGACCGTGGCCGGGGCGGTCGCCACCGTTCTCGCCTTTCCCGGCCCGGACAGCCCCGGCAACGCCCTGCTGACCGTCATCGTGGTGGCGTACGTGGCCGCCCTGACCATCGCCGCCCCGCCCCGGGTCGCGTTGGGGGCGGGCGCGGTGGGATGCGCGGCCTTGTACGGGTTCGCCGCCGCCCACGGCGCCAGCAACCCGTTCGCTCGGGTCCTGGGCATGGCCGCGGCGGTCCTCTTCGTGGTGGGCATCGGCCGGGCGTCGATGTGGACACTGGCCGTCGTCTGGGAGCTCGACCGGGCCCGCCACCTGCAGGCCAGCCTCGCCGTCGCCGAGGAGCGGCTGCGCTTCTCCCGCGACCTGCACGACGTCGTCGGCCGTACCCTGTCGGCCGTGGCGCTCAAGGCCGAGCTGGCCGCGCAGCTGGCCCGGCGCGGCCGGGCCGAGGCGATCGACGAGATGCTGGAGGTACGCCGCATCGCCGAGGAGTCGATGACCGAACTGCGCGCCGTCGTGGGCGGGTACCGCACCGCCGAGCTGGACGTCGAGCTGGCCGGGGCACGGTCCCTGCTCGACTCCGCGGGCATCGGCTGCCGCGTCGTCGGGGACGGCGCCGGCCTGCCCGCGGCGGTGCAGAGCGGGTTCGGCTGGGTGGTCCGGGAGGGAGCGACGAACATGCTGCGCCACAGCGAGGCGACCACCTGCACGATCACGCTGCGCCCCGGCGACGACGGCACGGTCACGCTCACCATGGTCAACGACGGCGTGACCGGCCGGACCGCCGGCGGGGGCACCGGAATCGTCGGGCTCACCGAACGGATCGCCGCGCTGGGCGGCACCGTCACCGCCGCGCCCGAGCCACCCGGCCGGTTCCGCCTGACGGCGCGGCTCCCGATCGGCACGCCGGCATGA
- a CDS encoding ABC transporter permease yields the protein MATHFFGDTAVLTGRTLRHVTRSLDTIITTAITPIAMMLLFVYVFGGAIDTGTASYVNYMLPGILLITIASGIAYTAFRLFTDMQGGIFERFQSMPIARSSVLWAHVLTSLVANLISLVVVVGVALLMGFRTGAGVLGWLAVAGILVLFTLALTWIAVIPGLTAKSVDGASAFSYPLIFLPFISSAFVPTDTMPGPVRAFAEHQPVTSIVNAIRDLFTQQPVGTGIWTALAWCVGILVVAYLFANITYRRRIS from the coding sequence ATGGCCACACATTTCTTCGGCGACACCGCCGTCCTCACCGGACGGACCTTGCGCCACGTCACCCGCAGCCTGGATACCATCATCACGACCGCGATCACACCGATCGCCATGATGCTGCTGTTCGTCTACGTGTTCGGCGGCGCGATCGACACCGGGACGGCCTCGTACGTGAACTACATGCTTCCCGGCATCCTGCTCATCACCATCGCGTCGGGCATCGCCTACACCGCGTTCCGGCTCTTCACCGACATGCAGGGCGGGATCTTCGAGCGATTCCAGTCCATGCCGATCGCACGCTCCTCCGTGCTGTGGGCGCACGTGCTGACCTCGCTGGTCGCCAACCTGATCTCGCTCGTGGTCGTCGTCGGCGTCGCCCTCCTCATGGGCTTCCGCACGGGGGCGGGCGTGCTGGGGTGGCTCGCGGTCGCCGGCATTCTGGTCCTGTTCACCCTGGCGCTGACCTGGATCGCCGTGATCCCCGGCCTCACCGCGAAGAGCGTGGACGGCGCGAGCGCGTTCTCCTACCCGCTGATCTTCCTGCCGTTCATCAGCTCGGCCTTCGTACCCACCGACACCATGCCCGGCCCGGTGCGCGCCTTCGCCGAACACCAGCCGGTGACCTCCATCGTCAACGCGATCCGGGACCTGTTCACCCAGCAACCGGTCGGCACCGGCATCTGGACCGCCCTCGCCTGGTGCGTCGGCATCCTCGTCGTCGCCTACCTCTTCGCCAACATCACCTACCGCCGCCGGATCTCCTGA
- a CDS encoding response regulator transcription factor, with the protein MSAPIRILLADDEHLIRGALAALLALESDLSVVAQAATGAEALAMARALRPDVAVLDLQLPDLDGVAVAKTLHADVPSCQTMIVTSHGRPGHLKRALTAGVRGFLPKTVSADVLATVVRTVHSGGRYVDPQLAAEAISAGDSPLTAREAHVLALAAEGAPVEEIARRAALTPGTVRNYLSSAVSKLRTANRHEAVRIARGNGWI; encoded by the coding sequence ATGAGCGCGCCGATCCGGATCCTGCTCGCCGACGACGAGCACCTCATCCGGGGCGCCCTGGCGGCCCTGCTGGCGCTGGAGAGCGACCTGTCCGTCGTGGCGCAGGCGGCCACCGGCGCCGAGGCGCTGGCGATGGCCCGCGCCCTGCGGCCCGACGTCGCCGTCCTCGACCTGCAACTGCCCGACCTCGACGGCGTCGCGGTGGCCAAGACGCTGCACGCCGACGTGCCCAGCTGCCAGACGATGATCGTCACGAGTCACGGCCGGCCGGGCCACCTCAAGCGCGCGCTGACCGCGGGGGTACGCGGCTTCCTGCCCAAGACGGTCTCCGCCGACGTCCTCGCCACCGTCGTCCGGACCGTCCACAGTGGCGGCCGGTACGTCGACCCGCAGCTGGCGGCGGAGGCGATCAGCGCCGGGGACAGCCCGCTGACGGCCCGTGAGGCGCACGTGCTGGCCCTGGCCGCCGAGGGCGCACCCGTCGAGGAGATCGCCCGGCGGGCGGCGCTGACCCCGGGGACCGTCCGCAACTACCTGTCCTCGGCGGTCAGCAAGCTGCGTACGGCCAACCGGCACGAAGCGGTCCGCATCGCCCGCGGCAACGGCTGGATCTGA
- a CDS encoding Lrp/AsnC ligand binding domain-containing protein, translated as MPGRSASTRWRSCGCRWRRPTWSRWAAPSPRTPEVAFAAATTGPTNLVATVVCRDVQALYRYLTERLGTLPAIRHVESAPIIRTVKSAGS; from the coding sequence ATCCCCGGCCGCTCGGCTTCGACGCGATGGCGATCCTGTGGCTGTCGGTGGCGCCGTCCGACCTGGTCGAGGTGGGCCGCGCCGTCGCCGCGCACCCCCGAGGTCGCCTTCGCCGCCGCCACCACCGGGCCGACCAATCTGGTCGCCACCGTCGTCTGCCGGGACGTGCAGGCCCTGTACCGGTACCTGACCGAGCGGCTGGGGACGCTGCCGGCCATCCGGCACGTCGAGTCCGCGCCCATCATCCGTACGGTGAAGAGCGCCGGAAGCTAG
- a CDS encoding helix-turn-helix domain-containing protein, translating to MLTIGQLAAHAGVTVRAVRHYHQIGLLPEPERDASGYRRYGATAVVSLIKIRTLANAGVPLSQIGQMLDADASTFAEAVRRIDSHLRDEIERLETSRKQIAQLTSGDSLALPPEVTSYLDRLREIGVSERMVDSERDGWILIAARWPDGIREIMPYKHAQLDDPQLVRLYRLGSEILDSDASADDPRLEEAADIMAGLLAQAYTSGEINPAEEAHDDLPFDLLDALAVESDPRAVRMLDLMRERGWASWTRTRPERLA from the coding sequence ATGCTGACGATCGGTCAACTGGCGGCGCACGCCGGTGTCACGGTGCGGGCGGTGCGGCACTATCACCAGATCGGACTGCTGCCCGAGCCGGAGCGGGACGCTTCGGGCTACCGGCGGTACGGCGCTACGGCGGTCGTGTCTCTCATCAAGATCCGCACCCTCGCCAACGCCGGCGTGCCGCTGTCCCAGATCGGTCAGATGCTCGACGCCGACGCGTCGACCTTCGCCGAAGCGGTCCGCCGGATCGACAGCCACCTGCGCGACGAGATCGAACGGCTGGAGACCAGCCGCAAGCAGATCGCGCAGCTCACCTCTGGGGACAGCCTGGCGCTCCCCCCGGAGGTGACCTCCTATCTCGATCGACTCCGGGAGATCGGGGTGTCAGAGCGGATGGTGGACAGTGAGCGGGACGGGTGGATCCTCATCGCGGCTCGCTGGCCCGATGGCATCCGCGAGATCATGCCCTACAAACACGCGCAGCTCGATGACCCGCAACTCGTTCGCCTCTATCGTCTCGGGTCGGAGATCCTCGACAGCGACGCCAGCGCCGACGACCCGCGCCTGGAGGAAGCCGCCGACATCATGGCCGGCCTGCTCGCGCAGGCGTACACATCCGGCGAGATCAACCCCGCCGAGGAAGCGCACGACGACCTACCGTTCGACCTTCTGGACGCGCTCGCCGTCGAGTCCGACCCGCGGGCGGTGCGGATGCTCGACCTGATGCGCGAGCGTGGCTGGGCCAGTTGGACGCGGACCCGGCCGGAGCGACTTGCGTGA
- a CDS encoding PDGLE domain-containing protein, with product MSTKRPLWWFLAGGLLVALLLAGLVSNVASGSPDGLDYTARDGCTTDADGTITGGTCMAQQEQEHQTKDSPLADYGIKGIDNPYLSTGLSGVLGVLVTFAVGGGVFWLVRRRGPARTPAETGTGKG from the coding sequence GTGAGCACCAAGCGACCGCTGTGGTGGTTCCTGGCCGGTGGGCTGCTCGTCGCCCTGCTGCTCGCCGGGCTGGTCAGCAACGTCGCCTCGGGCAGCCCGGACGGCCTGGACTACACCGCCCGGGACGGCTGCACCACCGACGCCGACGGCACCATCACCGGGGGCACCTGCATGGCCCAGCAGGAGCAGGAGCACCAGACGAAGGACAGCCCGCTGGCGGACTACGGCATCAAGGGCATCGACAACCCGTACCTGTCGACCGGGCTGTCCGGGGTCCTGGGCGTGCTGGTCACGTTCGCGGTCGGCGGCGGCGTGTTCTGGCTGGTCCGTCGCCGCGGTCCGGCCCGGACCCCGGCCGAGACGGGCACCGGGAAGGGCTGA
- a CDS encoding FAD-binding oxidoreductase — translation MNALNSMTSTVRGRVWLPGDPGFDTARRPWNLAIEQPVAAVVEAADAGDVATLVRHARAAGLGIATQPNGHGATGRTEGTVLLRTRGLDALRIDPVARRARVGAGVPSGRLQAAAAPLGLTGLPGSSPVVSVTGVALGGGLSWFGRAHGWVADSVTAFDVVDAGGDQRHVTADTDPDLFWALRGAGGDFAIVTALELALHPAPRLYGGRTLWTVEHATAVADAYRQITATAPDELTVWLELLHFPGADPMVAVDATYLGGEDEARDLLAPLDRLPAPLSDSRRVMSVAELGSITAEPTDPSAGRSRGELLTTLDDVTLKALLADPIAPLLSVQVRHLGGGFARASDSPHGPLTEPYALYLFGIPADPATAEAVAAKQRDLAGSLPVSGRKPFTFLGPDETAADAFGPDVLARLRAIKQRYDPHNVFRANFPMGG, via the coding sequence ATGAACGCCTTGAACTCCATGACGTCCACCGTCCGCGGCCGTGTCTGGCTACCCGGCGACCCCGGCTTCGACACCGCCCGCCGCCCGTGGAACCTGGCCATCGAGCAACCGGTCGCGGCCGTGGTCGAGGCCGCCGACGCCGGCGACGTCGCCACGCTGGTGCGCCACGCCCGCGCCGCCGGGCTCGGCATCGCCACCCAACCCAACGGCCACGGCGCCACCGGCCGCACCGAGGGCACCGTGCTGCTGCGTACCCGGGGACTGGACGCTCTGCGGATCGACCCCGTCGCTCGCCGCGCGCGCGTCGGTGCGGGCGTGCCCTCCGGCCGGCTGCAGGCCGCCGCCGCACCGCTGGGCCTGACCGGCCTGCCCGGCAGCTCCCCCGTCGTCAGCGTCACCGGCGTCGCCCTCGGCGGCGGGCTGAGCTGGTTCGGCCGGGCGCACGGCTGGGTGGCCGACAGCGTCACCGCGTTCGACGTGGTAGACGCCGGTGGCGACCAGCGGCACGTCACCGCGGACACCGACCCCGACCTGTTCTGGGCCCTGCGCGGCGCGGGCGGCGACTTCGCCATCGTCACCGCCCTCGAGCTCGCCCTGCACCCCGCTCCCCGGCTGTACGGCGGCCGGACACTGTGGACGGTCGAGCACGCTACGGCCGTCGCGGACGCCTACCGGCAGATCACGGCGACCGCCCCCGACGAGTTGACGGTCTGGCTGGAACTGCTGCACTTCCCCGGCGCCGACCCGATGGTCGCGGTGGACGCCACCTACCTCGGTGGCGAGGACGAGGCCCGCGACCTGCTGGCACCGCTGGACCGCCTGCCCGCGCCGCTGTCCGACAGCAGGCGGGTCATGTCCGTCGCCGAGCTCGGGTCCATCACCGCCGAGCCGACCGACCCGAGCGCCGGCCGGTCGCGCGGCGAACTACTGACCACATTGGACGACGTCACGCTGAAGGCGTTGCTGGCCGACCCCATCGCGCCGCTGCTGAGCGTGCAGGTTCGGCACCTGGGCGGCGGCTTCGCGCGCGCGTCGGACAGTCCGCACGGCCCGCTGACCGAGCCCTACGCGCTCTACCTCTTCGGGATCCCCGCCGACCCGGCCACGGCCGAGGCCGTCGCCGCCAAACAACGCGACCTCGCCGGCAGCCTGCCCGTCAGCGGCCGCAAGCCCTTCACCTTCCTCGGCCCCGACGAGACCGCGGCCGACGCCTTCGGCCCGGACGTCCTGGCCCGCCTGCGCGCCATCAAGCAGCGGTACGACCCGCACAACGTCTTCCGCGCCAACTTCCCGATGGGCGGCTAG
- a CDS encoding ABC transporter ATP-binding protein: protein MTATIEVTDLSRRYGGPAGYEAVRGVSFSAGRGELFALLGTNGAGKTSTLEVVEGLDRPTAGRVRVLGHDPYGQRSPARSRMGVMLQEGGFPPDLTTAETVRMWAGTLTAARPVPEALSLVDLSHRAAVRVKQLSGGERRRLDLALALLGRPEVLVLDEPTTGLDPESRRATWHLIRRLLGDGVTVLLSTHYLEEAQELADRLAIMHDGRIVATGSVADVVAGFPARIRFVLPDRVDPARLPHLPGTRPGPAPGSRRGRTGGSPSRPTRSSRP, encoded by the coding sequence ATGACCGCGACGATCGAGGTGACCGACCTCAGTCGCCGCTACGGCGGGCCGGCCGGGTACGAGGCGGTTCGGGGCGTCTCGTTCTCGGCCGGGCGCGGCGAGCTCTTCGCGCTGCTGGGCACGAACGGCGCCGGCAAGACGTCCACTTTGGAGGTCGTCGAAGGGCTGGACCGACCCACCGCCGGACGCGTACGCGTATTGGGCCACGACCCGTACGGGCAGCGCTCGCCGGCACGGTCCCGGATGGGCGTGATGCTCCAGGAGGGCGGGTTCCCGCCGGACCTCACCACGGCCGAGACCGTACGCATGTGGGCCGGCACGCTCACCGCCGCGCGCCCGGTGCCGGAGGCACTGTCCCTGGTGGACCTGAGCCACCGGGCCGCGGTACGGGTGAAGCAGCTCTCCGGCGGCGAACGCCGCCGCCTGGACCTGGCGCTGGCGCTGCTCGGCCGGCCGGAGGTGCTCGTCCTCGACGAACCCACCACCGGGCTGGACCCGGAGAGCCGGCGCGCCACCTGGCACCTGATCCGCCGGCTGCTGGGCGACGGCGTCACCGTGCTGCTGAGCACGCACTACCTGGAGGAGGCGCAGGAGTTGGCCGACCGGCTCGCGATCATGCACGACGGCCGGATCGTCGCGACCGGCTCGGTGGCCGACGTGGTCGCCGGGTTCCCGGCCCGGATCCGGTTCGTCCTGCCCGACCGCGTCGACCCGGCGCGCCTGCCCCACCTGCCCGGGACGCGGCCCGGGCCGGCCCCGGGGTCGAGGCGGGGCCGGACGGGTGGGTCACCATCGAGACCGACGCGCTCCAGCCGGCCCTGA
- a CDS encoding energy-coupling factor ABC transporter ATP-binding protein, with protein sequence MTDSLDLRGVHYAYPDGSTALRGVDLRVAPGERVALLGPNGAGKTTLVLHLNGILHGGAGQVTVGGLAVDPADRARLVEIRRRVGIVFQDPDDQLFMPTVAEDVAFGPANLGVRGAELQERVDEALAAVKMTDYRSQTPHHLSFGQRRRVAVATVLAMRPEILVLDEPSSNLDPASRRELSEILRALPVTLLMVTHDLPYALELCPRAVILDAGQVVADGPTMDLLADSDLLRRHRLELPYGFDPTLAAAQLRARRAPL encoded by the coding sequence ATGACCGACTCACTCGACCTACGCGGCGTGCACTACGCGTACCCGGACGGCTCGACCGCGCTGCGCGGCGTGGACCTGCGCGTCGCGCCCGGGGAGCGGGTGGCCCTGCTCGGCCCCAACGGCGCCGGCAAGACCACGCTCGTGCTGCACCTCAACGGCATTCTGCACGGCGGCGCCGGCCAGGTGACGGTCGGCGGGCTGGCCGTCGACCCGGCCGACCGCGCCCGGCTGGTCGAGATCCGCCGCCGGGTCGGCATCGTCTTCCAGGACCCCGACGACCAGCTCTTCATGCCCACCGTCGCCGAAGACGTCGCCTTCGGCCCGGCCAACCTCGGCGTACGCGGCGCCGAGCTGCAGGAACGGGTCGACGAGGCGCTGGCCGCGGTGAAGATGACGGACTACCGGTCGCAGACCCCGCACCACCTCTCGTTCGGGCAGCGGCGGCGGGTCGCCGTGGCCACCGTGCTCGCGATGCGCCCGGAGATCCTGGTCCTGGACGAGCCGTCGTCCAACCTCGACCCCGCCAGCCGGCGCGAGCTGTCCGAGATCCTGCGGGCGCTGCCGGTCACCCTGCTCATGGTCACCCACGACCTGCCGTACGCCCTGGAGCTGTGCCCGCGCGCGGTCATCCTGGACGCGGGACAGGTCGTCGCCGACGGGCCCACCATGGACCTGCTCGCCGACTCCGACCTGCTACGCCGGCACCGGCTGGAGCTGCCGTACGGCTTCGACCCGACGCTCGCCGCCGCGCAGCTCCGCGCGCGCCGGGCTCCGCTGTGA
- a CDS encoding zinc-dependent alcohol dehydrogenase has protein sequence MRALVLIGPRRAEVREVAAPVAGAGQVVVDVERVGICGTDVELFTGEMSYLHTGASSYPLRPGHEWSGVVGAVGPGVDAAWLGRRVTGDTMIGCGRCRRCRDGRHHVCADRHELGIRDGLAGALAEQVAVPVTALHVLPDGVDATLGALVEPGGNALRSVRAADLAPGERLLVLGTGTIGLLVAMFGRARDLDVHLMGRDERQLRLAGKLGFENAWTRHTLPPLPWDGIVDASTAPALPALAVELVEPGRRIVYIGLSGSPSTVDSREIVFKDVTTVGILGASAGLAGTIDAYASGAVDPRPLVAATVGLADVAEVLAGRRPDGAGPGPKVHVDPRR, from the coding sequence ATGCGTGCGCTGGTCCTGATCGGACCGCGCCGGGCTGAGGTGCGGGAGGTGGCCGCGCCGGTGGCGGGCGCCGGGCAGGTGGTCGTGGACGTGGAACGGGTCGGCATCTGCGGCACCGACGTCGAGCTCTTCACCGGGGAGATGAGCTACCTGCACACCGGGGCGTCGTCGTACCCGTTGCGGCCCGGCCATGAGTGGTCCGGGGTGGTCGGCGCGGTCGGGCCGGGCGTGGACGCGGCCTGGCTGGGCCGGCGGGTCACCGGCGACACCATGATCGGGTGTGGGCGCTGCCGCCGTTGCCGCGACGGCCGTCACCACGTGTGCGCCGACCGCCACGAGCTCGGGATCCGGGACGGGCTGGCGGGCGCGCTCGCCGAGCAGGTGGCCGTGCCCGTGACGGCGCTGCACGTGCTGCCCGACGGGGTGGATGCCACCCTCGGCGCGCTCGTCGAGCCGGGCGGCAACGCGCTGCGCAGCGTCCGCGCCGCCGACCTCGCCCCGGGTGAGCGGCTGCTGGTCCTCGGCACGGGCACGATCGGCCTGCTGGTGGCGATGTTCGGCCGCGCCCGCGACCTTGACGTACACCTCATGGGCCGCGACGAGCGCCAGTTGCGGCTGGCCGGAAAGCTCGGATTCGAGAACGCCTGGACCCGGCACACCCTGCCACCGTTGCCGTGGGACGGGATCGTCGACGCGTCCACCGCACCGGCCTTGCCCGCGCTGGCGGTGGAGCTGGTCGAGCCGGGCCGACGGATTGTCTACATCGGACTCTCCGGCTCACCCAGCACGGTGGACAGTCGCGAGATCGTCTTCAAGGACGTCACCACGGTCGGCATCCTCGGCGCGTCCGCGGGCCTGGCCGGCACCATCGACGCGTACGCCAGCGGAGCCGTCGACCCCCGCCCGTTGGTGGCCGCCACGGTCGGCCTCGCCGACGTCGCCGAGGTCCTGGCCGGGCGGCGCCCCGACGGTGCCGGGCCGGGCCCCAAGGTCCACGTCGACCCGCGCCGGTAA
- a CDS encoding ABC transporter permease, with protein MTPRVRAIGRAELTLLWRNRTAMVNAVLLPVGAVALVAAVNAGDAIERADNATFVTGLLGLILLSVVYYNLVSTYVARREELVLKRLRTGEVTDAEILAGTASPTVVIAVAQVVLCVGVGAALVGLPVPVNVPVLVLGVLAGVVVFVLLAAASATFTHTVEMAQVTTLPVLLLCTVGSGIVVPTQMLPEPIAAVLRFLPLTPAVDLMRLGWLGTTGDGTPADFAGVFGPAAVPAAILAAWAAVGVAAVRRWFRWAPRR; from the coding sequence GTGACGCCCCGGGTCCGCGCGATCGGCCGGGCCGAGCTGACGCTGCTGTGGCGCAACCGGACCGCGATGGTCAACGCCGTGCTGCTGCCGGTCGGCGCGGTCGCGCTGGTCGCCGCCGTCAACGCCGGCGACGCCATCGAACGCGCCGACAACGCCACGTTCGTCACCGGACTGCTCGGCCTCATCCTGCTCAGCGTCGTCTACTACAACCTGGTCAGCACCTACGTCGCCCGCCGCGAGGAGCTGGTGCTCAAGCGGCTGCGGACCGGCGAGGTGACCGACGCCGAGATCCTCGCCGGCACCGCGAGCCCCACCGTCGTCATCGCGGTCGCCCAGGTCGTCCTCTGCGTCGGCGTGGGCGCCGCGCTGGTGGGCCTGCCGGTACCCGTCAACGTGCCCGTGCTGGTGCTCGGGGTGCTGGCCGGCGTGGTCGTGTTCGTCCTGCTGGCCGCCGCCTCGGCGACGTTCACCCACACCGTGGAGATGGCTCAGGTCACCACCCTGCCGGTCCTGCTGCTCTGCACGGTCGGCTCCGGCATCGTCGTACCGACGCAGATGCTGCCCGAGCCGATCGCCGCGGTGCTGCGCTTCCTGCCGCTCACCCCGGCCGTCGACCTGATGCGCCTAGGCTGGCTGGGCACGACGGGCGACGGCACGCCGGCGGACTTCGCCGGGGTGTTCGGCCCGGCGGCGGTGCCGGCGGCGATCCTGGCGGCGTGGGCGGCGGTGGGTGTCGCGGCGGTGCGGCGCTGGTTTCGCTGGGCGCCCAGGCGGTAG
- the cbiQ gene encoding cobalt ECF transporter T component CbiQ produces MGAGHAHPLHLDHDSVVHRLPPQVKIVATLLYTIVVVVTPRTEFAAFAGYAVLVAVVAVLARVPARWLAKRATIELPFVLLAVALPFAGHGERVTWLGMSLSVDGLYGAWNIFAKGTLGVLASLLLAATTTMRDLILGLDRLRCPRVFTQIATFMLRYMDILADDARRMRIARLSRGYDPRFLWQVKAFAVSLGALFLRAFERGERVYLAMVSRGYAGRLPAPDGAGATTGQWVASAALPAAAACIGVAAVLR; encoded by the coding sequence ATGGGCGCCGGCCACGCCCATCCGCTGCACCTCGACCACGACAGCGTGGTGCATCGGCTGCCCCCGCAGGTGAAGATCGTCGCGACGCTGCTCTACACCATCGTCGTGGTGGTCACCCCGCGCACCGAGTTCGCCGCGTTCGCCGGCTACGCGGTGCTGGTGGCGGTGGTGGCCGTGCTGGCCCGCGTCCCGGCGCGCTGGCTGGCTAAGCGCGCCACCATCGAGCTGCCGTTCGTGCTGCTGGCGGTCGCGCTGCCGTTCGCCGGCCACGGCGAGCGGGTCACCTGGTTGGGCATGTCGCTGTCCGTCGACGGGCTGTACGGGGCGTGGAACATCTTCGCCAAGGGCACGCTCGGCGTGCTGGCCTCGCTGCTGCTGGCCGCGACCACCACCATGCGTGACCTGATCCTCGGCCTGGACCGGTTGCGCTGCCCGCGGGTGTTCACCCAGATCGCCACGTTCATGCTGCGCTACATGGACATCCTGGCCGACGACGCGCGGCGCATGCGGATCGCCCGGCTCTCGCGCGGGTACGACCCCCGGTTCCTGTGGCAGGTCAAGGCGTTCGCGGTGAGCCTCGGCGCGCTGTTCCTGCGGGCGTTCGAGCGCGGCGAGCGGGTCTACCTGGCGATGGTGTCCCGCGGGTACGCCGGCCGGCTGCCGGCACCGGACGGCGCGGGCGCCACCACCGGCCAGTGGGTCGCCTCCGCCGCGCTCCCCGCCGCGGCGGCGTGCATCGGGGTCGCGGCGGTGCTGCGATGA
- a CDS encoding ABC transporter ATP-binding protein, translating to MLAVMRIPPPTNQVQGPAIHVRGLEKSYQELRVLRGVDLDVARGSIFALLGSNGAGKTTMVKILSTLLKADAGTARVNGFDVATQAADVRESISLTGQFAAVDEILSGRENLVLVARLRHLEDPGAIADSLLRRFSLTEAGARRVATYSGGMRRRLDIAMSLIGHPPVIFLDEPTAGLDPEARIEVWQAVKELAEGGTTVLLTTQYLEEAEQLADRIAILHRGRIIVHGTLAELKALLPPAKVEYVEKQPSLEDVFFAVVGSAGEEK from the coding sequence ATGCTGGCGGTCATGCGCATCCCGCCACCAACCAACCAGGTCCAGGGGCCCGCGATCCACGTGCGGGGCCTGGAGAAGTCGTACCAGGAGCTGCGTGTGCTGCGCGGCGTGGACCTCGACGTGGCCCGGGGCAGCATCTTCGCCCTGCTCGGCTCGAACGGGGCGGGCAAGACCACGATGGTGAAGATCCTGTCCACGCTGCTCAAGGCCGACGCGGGGACCGCCCGGGTCAACGGCTTCGACGTCGCGACCCAGGCCGCCGACGTACGCGAGTCCATCAGTCTCACCGGCCAGTTCGCGGCGGTCGACGAGATCCTCAGCGGGCGGGAGAACCTCGTCCTGGTCGCCAGGCTCAGGCACCTGGAGGACCCGGGCGCGATCGCGGACAGCCTGCTGAGGCGCTTCTCGCTGACCGAGGCGGGCGCCCGGAGGGTGGCGACGTACTCCGGTGGCATGCGCCGCCGCCTGGACATCGCGATGAGCCTCATCGGGCATCCGCCGGTCATCTTCCTCGACGAGCCGACGGCCGGGCTGGACCCGGAGGCGCGCATCGAGGTGTGGCAGGCCGTCAAGGAGCTCGCCGAGGGCGGCACGACCGTGCTGCTCACCACCCAGTACCTGGAGGAGGCCGAACAGCTCGCCGACCGGATCGCGATCCTCCACCGGGGTCGGATCATCGTCCACGGCACCCTGGCCGAGCTCAAAGCGCTGCTGCCACCCGCCAAGGTCGAATACGTCGAGAAGCAGCCCTCCCTCGAAGACGTCTTCTTCGCGGTCGTCGGCTCCGCCGGCGAAGAGAAGTAG